In Leishmania braziliensis MHOM/BR/75/M2904 contig, possible fusion of chromosomes 20 and 34, the following proteins share a genomic window:
- a CDS encoding putative axoneme central apparatus protein, translated as MTTFRSPGHSHTDAGQFALHHDKANTAITEKQHEIPQLLRVCFSVEWRLRFNEHAPPPPSLSPFCVPPHVFPFLPLPPIHTYHRAARCLSPPPADVVVIEAPVLTQHTCTHAPPSPTHRDPRIDATRLPSSPPPPPLSSLQQQMSNRVILQTFDEYQKARVRFVQTIADLASKPANIEALQQAGVMQLLRPLLLDSVPSVQQSAALAIGRLANSSEEMAENVVSGDVLTQLVYSLGDQNRFYKKSAAFVLRSVARHSPQLAQAVADSQAVVALVGCLEEFDPTVKESAAWALGYVARHNADLAQEVVDKGAVPPLVLCVQEPELSLKRVAASTLSDIAKHSPELAQSIVDQDAITHLAPLITSSDAKLKRQVCQCLAQIAKHSVELAELVVEGEIFPKIFLLLADSDEVVQRNAATCIREIAKHTPELAQLVVNAGGVGALVEYTSTTRGSTRLPGVMTLGYLSAFSETLALAVIVAHGIVPLADTLEKESEDHIRAAAAWSLGQLGRHSADHAKAVADRNVLPRLLDAYLNPGSSDDLQTKSKRALKAIIQHCVYLPALEPLLHPDAPQDVLKYVCGQYAKVLPTDVAAKREFVANRGLATIQRIKAEPGSSLAESIQIINSCFPPEIVEYYSPEYAQTFIEKIENYHVQQH; from the coding sequence ATGACGACTTTTCGCTCCCCTGGTCACTCGCACACTGATGCAGGTCAGTTCGCTCTTCATCACGACAAGGCGAACACCGCCATCACTGAAAAACAGCACGAGATTCCTCAATTACTtcgtgtgtgtttctctgtAGAGTGGCGTCTCCGCTTCAATGAACacgccccgccgccgccctctctttcccctttctgtGTCCCTCCACatgtttttcccttcttgcccctccctccaatCCATACCTACCACCGTGCAGCTCGTtgtctttctccccctcccgctgACGTCGTTGTTATAGAAGCGCCTGTCCTCACTCAACACACGTGCACCCacgcgcccccctccccaacgCACAGGGACCCGCGGATCGACGCTACACGGCtgccctcttcgcctccccctccccctctttcttccctccaACAGCAAATGTCAAATCGGGTGATTCTGCAAACCTTCGATGAGTACCAGAAGGCACGCGTCAGGTTCGTGCAGACAATCGCAGACTTGGCTTCCAAGCCGGCCAACAttgaggcactgcagcaggcgggTGTaatgcagctgctgcgcccacTGCTACTCGACAGCGTGCCGTCAGTGCAGCAgtctgctgcgctggcgatTGGCCGCCTCGCGAATTCTAGTGAGGAGATGGCGGAGAACGTGGTCTCTGGAGATGTGCTAACACAGTTGGTGTACTCGCTCGGTGACCAGAATCGCTTCTACAAGAAGTCTGCTGCGtttgtgctgcgcagcgtggcGCGGCACTCCCCGCAGCTGGCTCAAGCTGTCGCCGACAGccaggcggtggtggcgcttgTGGGCTGCCTGGAGGAGTTCGACCCGACCGTGAAGGAGAGCGCCGCGTGGGCACTAGGCTACGTCGCCCGCCACAACGCAGACCTCgcgcaggaggtggtggacaAAGGTGCCGTgccaccgctggtgctgtgCGTGCAGGAGCCCGAGCTGTCTCTGAAGCGAGTGGCGGCCTCGACACTGAGCGATATCGCAAAGCACAGCCCAGAGTTGGCGCAGTCCATTGTTGACCAGGACGCGATCACCCATCTGGCACCGCTCATCACCAGCAGTGACGCGAAGCTGAAGCGGCAGGTGTGCCAGTGCCTGGCGCAGATTGCCAAGCACAGCGTtgagctggcggagctggtCGTCGAGGGAGAGATTTTTCCGAAGATCTTCTTGCTGCTCGCCGACAGCGACGAGGTGGTGCAGAGGAACGCGGCAACGTGTATTCGCGAGATTGCGAAGCACACACCAGAGTTGGCGCAGCTCGTTGTGAACGCcggtggtgtgggtgcgctgGTGGAGTACACGAGCACGACGAGAGGCAGCACGCGCCTGCCAGGTGTTATGACGCTCGGCTACCTCTCCGCGTTCTCTGAGACGCTGGCGCTTGCTGTCATCGTGGCTCATGGCATCGTGCCTCTCGCTGACACGCTGGAGAAGGAATCCGAGGATCACATtcgtgccgccgcggcgtggTCACTGGGACAGCTCGGCCGCCATAGCGCCGATCACGCCAAGGCGGTGGCCGATCGCAACGTACTCCCTCGCCTGCTGGACGCGTACCTCAACCCCGGCAGCTCCGACGACCTGCAGACAAAGAGCAAGCGTGCCCTCAAGGCCATCATCCAGCACTGCGTCTACCTCCCCGCTCtagagccgctgctgcaccccgATGCACCGCAGGACGTCCTCAAGTACGTCTGCGGTCAGTACGCGAAGGTGCTGCCAACCGACGTGGCCGCGAAGCGCGAGTTTGTGGCGAACCGGGGTTTGGCCACGATACAGCGCATCAAGGCTGAGCCGGGCAGTTCCTTGGCAGAATCCATCCAGATCATCAACAGCTGCTTCCCACCGGAGATTGTAGAATACTATTCGCCCGAATACGCACAGACGTTCATTGAGAAGATCGAGAACTAccacgtgcagcagcactag